From the genome of Pseudonocardia sp. EC080619-01:
CGACCCGCGCCCGCACGGAGAAGACCGCCGCGCTGGCCGGGCTGCTGCGCGCGGCCGGGCCCGGTGAGGTGCTGCCCGTCGTCGCGTGGCTGTCCGGGGTGCCGCGGCAGGGCCGGATCGGGACCGGCTGGCGGACCCTCTCGGCGGTCGACGTCCCGGCGGCCGCGGAGCCCGCACTCGACGTCGGGACCGTCGACACGCTGCTCGACGAGCTGGCCGGTACCGCGGGCGAGGGCTCCGCGCAGCGCCGCCGCGACCTCCTGGCGGAGCTGTACGGCGCCGCCACCGCCGACGAGCAACGTTTCCTGCACCGGCTGCTCACCGGCGAGCTGCGGCAGGGCGCGCTCGAGGGTCTGATGGTCGACGCGGTGGCGGCCGCCTCCGGCGCGGGGCAGGCGGCCGTCCGGCGCGCGTTCATGCTCTCCGGCCGGCTCCCGGAGACCGCGGCGACCGCGCTCGACGGCGGCGAGACGGCACTCGCCGCGGTCGGTCTGGAGGTCGGGCGCCCGGTCCGGCCGATGCTGGCCTCCCCCGGCGACTCGCTCGACGCCGCGCTGACCTCGCTCGGCGCCGACGTCGTCGTCGAGCACAAGCTCGACGGCGCCCGGATCCAGGTCCACCGGCGCGGCGACGAGGTCCGCGTCTGGACGCGCACCCTGCGCGAGATCACCGCGGGGGTGCCCGAGCTCGTGGATCTGGCCCGCGGGCTGCCCTGCGACACCGCGGTGCTCGACGGGGAGACCCTCGCCCTCGACGACGACGGCCGTCCCCGCCCCTTCCAGGACACGATGAGCCGGTTCGGGTCCGACACCGACGACGAGGGCGTGATGCTCAGCCCGTTCTTCTTCGACCTGCTGCATCTCGACGGCCGGGACCTCGTCGACGAGCCCCTGGAGACCCGGCTCGACGCGCTCGCCGGGCTGCTCGCCGCCGACCGGCACGCGTCGCTGCGGATGCCGGGGGCACGGCGGCCGTCGGCGGAGGAGGCCGCGGCCGTGCTCGACGGGGCGCTCGGCGCAGGGCACGAAGGTGTCGTCGTGAAGGACCTCGCGACGCCGTACGCGGCGGGCCGGCGCGGGAAGGCCTGGCAGAAGGTCAAGCCGGTGCACACGCTCGATCTCGTCGTGCTCAGCGCGGAGTGGGGTTACGGCAGGCGCACCGGGTCGCTGTCGAACATCCACCTCGGGGCCCGCGACCCCGGTGGCGACGAGCCCGTGATGGTCGGCAAGACGTTCAAGGGGATGACCGACGAGCTGCTGGCCTGGCAGACCACGACGTTCCCCGGGTACACGCGCGCCGAGGAGCCCGGCGTGGTGTACCTGCGTCCCGAGCTGGTCGTGGAGATCGCGCTGGACGGTGCGCAGCGCAGCACCCGCTATCCCGGCGGGGTGGCGCTGCGGTTCGCGCGGGTCCTGCGCTACCGGCCCGACAAGACCCCGGAGGAGGCGGACACCCTCGACGCGGTGCGGGCGCTGCTGTCGGGCTGAGTCACCACACGGCCGCCACCGGAGCCGGGAGCGCGCCCTCCGGGCGGCCGTCGCCGGCGGTGCGGGCGGCGGGCGGCACCGGGCCCGCGTGCGTGCGCAGCACCCCGGCGGCGAGCACCCCGCCACCGGGGGCGGCGACGGTCCGCTCGATGCCGAGCAGTGGTGTCGCGGGTGCGACGCCGAGCAGGCCCGCGGTGTCCGGGTCCGCGGGCACCGGCCCCGAACGGGTCCGGACGACACCGGGGTCCAGGCGGGCGTCGGCCAGCAGCCGGTCGAACGGTCCCGTGTCGGGCACGGCGAGCAGCTCGGCGGCGGCGGGCGTCGCGACGTAGTGGGTCTCGAGCACCGTGCCGCCGCCGGCGGTGCCGGCCACGCACTCGGTGCGCAGCACCGGGCTGCCCGGCGGTACCCCGAGCCAGCCGGCGAGCACGTCGGGTGCGGTGATCCCGGCACGGCCGAGCCAGCGCGGCGGCCGGTGCGGGTCGGTGACCACGTCGTGCCCACCCCGGTAGTCGGGGGTCGCGACGATCCGGTGCGCGGCCGGACCCGGCCGCAACAGACCCTCGTCGGAGAGCAGTGCGAGCGCGGCCCGCACCACCGAGCGGGACACCCCGAAGGCGACCATCAGCTCGTCCTCCCGGGGCAGGAGGCCGGCGGCCCGGGGCCGGCCCGCGACGGCGATCCGCAACAGGTCCCGCACCCGGCGCGCGTCCGCGGCACGCACCTGCGGGATCGGCGACGGCACCGGCATGTACTCCACGGTAGGGAGGACGGGTTGCCCGAGGGTTCCGCGAACGTGACGTGCGGGTGACGGGCCCGACGCGCACCCCGCACCCGTCGTGGCGCGTATCATTCCGACACCGTGCGCTTCCTCGACGACCGCTCGCCGGACCACGACCTCACCTACGACGACGTCTTCCTCGTCCCGCGCCGTTCCTCGGTCGCCTCCCGGTTCGACGTCGACCTCGCCACCCCGGACGGCACGGGTGCCACGGTGCCGGTCGTCGCGGCGAACATGACGGCCGTGGCGGGCCGCCGGATGGCCGAGACCCTCGCCCGCCGGGGCGGCCTGACGGTCCTGCCCCAGGACGTCGCGACCGACGCCGTCGCCGGGATCGTGTCCTGGCTCAAGTCGCGGCACCCGGTGTGGGACACCCCGCTGGTGCTGCGCACCGGTGACGCCGTGGCGGACGCGCTCAACCTGCTGCCCAAGCGCGCCCACGACGCCGTCGTGGTCGTCGACGACGGCGGACGCCCCGTCGGGACGGTCGGCGAGGCCGCCTGCACCGGCGTCGACCGGTTCACCCGGCTCGCCGACGTCCTCGATCCGGACCCCGTGCTGCTGCCGTTGGACACCGCGCCGCGCGACGTCTTCGAGCAGCTCGACACCCGGCGCGGGAAGGTCGCGCTCGGGATCGACGACGACGGCCAGCTGGCCGGGCTGCTCACCCCGCTCGGCGCGATCCGGGCCGGGATCTACTCCCCCGCACTCGACGGCGAGGGCCGGTTGCGCACGGCGGCCGCGATCGGGATCAACGGCGACGTCGCGGTGAAGGCGAAGGCGCTGCTCGACGCGGGCGTGGACGTCCTGGTGGTCGACACCGCGCACGGCCACCAGGAGAAGATGCTCGACGCCCTGGGTGCGGTGCGGCGGGTCGTCGCGGAGTCCGGTGCGCCCGTCCCGGTCGCGGCAGGCAACGTCGTCACCGCCGACGGGGTCGCCGACCTGGTCGACGCGGGTGCCGACATCGTGAAGGTCGGGGTCGGCCCGGGTGCGATGTGCACCACGCGGATGATGACCGGCGTCGGGCGCCCGCAGTTCTCCGCGGTCGCCGAATGCGCTGCGGCGGCCCGCGAGCGCGGCGCCGTGGTCTGGGCGGACGGCGGCGTGCGGCACCCGCGCGACGTCGCGCTGGCTCTGGCCGCAGGAGCCGCGTCGGTGATGATCGGCTCCTGGCTGGCCGGGACGTACGAGTCGCCCGGCGACCTGCTGCGCGACGAGCACGGCCGCGCCTACAAGGAGTCGTTCGGCATGGCGTCCAAGCGCGCGGTCGGTGCCCGCACCCGCGGGGACAACGCGTTCGACCGCGCTCGCAAGTCGCTGTTCGAGGAGGGGATCTCGTCGTCGCGGCAGCAGCTCGACCCGGAGCGGCCCGGCGTCGAGGACCTCCTGGACGAGATCTGCTCCGGGGTCCGGTCGGCGTGCACCTACGCCGGCGCCCGCACCCTCGACGAGCTGCACGAGCGGTCCGTCGTCGGGGTCCAGACGACGGCCGGGTTCACCGAGGGCACCCCGCACGGCCTGTAGCGACCGGGCCCCGGCACGACGTGGCCCCCGCACACCGGGTGTGCGGGGGCCACGGTGCGGTGTCTAGGAGTTCGGCCCCTCCAGCATCTCGGTGACCAGTGCGGCGATCGGCGACCGCTCGCTGCGGGTCAGCGTGACGTGCGCGAAGAGCGGGTGCCCCTTCAGCTTCTCGATGACGGCGTTGACGCCGTCGTGCCGGCCGACGCGCAGGTTGTCGCGCTGCGCGACGTCGTGGGTGAGCACGACGCGGGACGCGGCGCCGAGCCGCGACAGCACCGTCAGCAGCACGTTGCGCTCCAGCGACTGCGCCTCGTCGACGATCACGAAGGTGTCGTGCAGCGACCGGCCACGGATGTGGGTGAGCGGCAGCACCTCGAGCATCCCGCGGGCGATGACCTCGTCGATGACGTCCTGGCTGACCAGCGCTCCGAGGGTGTCGAAGACGGCCTGGGCCCAGGGCTGCATCTTCTCGCTCTCGCTGCCGGGCAGGTAGCCGAGGTCCTGCCCGCCGACGGCGTAGAGCGGCCGGAACACCACGATCTTGCGGTGCTGCTGGCGTTCCAGCACCGCCTCCAGCCCGGCGCACAAGGCCATCGCCGACTTGCCGGTCCCGGCCCGCCCGCCGAGCGAGACGATCCCGACCTCGTTGTCGAGCAGCAGGTCGAGCGCGATCCGCTGCTCGGCGGAACGGCCGTGCAGCCCGAACGCCTCCCGGTCACCGCGGACGAGCTTCACCCGCTTGTCGGCGGTAACCCGGCCCAACGCGCTCGACGCCCCGGTGAGCCGCAGCCCGGTGTTGCAGGGCAGCTCGCGCGCCTCGTCGTGATCGATGACGCCGTCGCGGAACAGCGCGTCGACGTCCTCGGGGGCGACCTCCAGGTCCGTCATCCCGGTCCAGCCGGAGAACAGCACGTCCTGGCCGTGGTACTCGTCGGCGTCCAGCCCGACCGCGGCCGCCTTCACCCGCAGCGGCATGTCCTTCGTGACCAGGGTGACTTCCCCCGGGGATGCGGGGTCGGCCTTCAGGTTCAGCGCGCACGCCAGGATCCGCGAGTCGTTCGAGTCGGTGCGGAACCCGGCCGGCAGGACCGTGGGGTCGGAGTGGTTCAGCTCGACGTGCAACGTCCCGCCCTTGTCACCGACCGGGATCGGTGCGTCGAGCCGGCCGAACTTCACGCGCATCTCGTCGAGCTGGCGCAGTGCGGTCCGGGCGAACCACCCGAGTTCGGGGTGGTGACGCTTCGCTTCGAGCTCGGAGATCACGACCAGCGGCAGTACGACCTGGTGCTCGTCGAAGCGGAGCAACGACCACGGGTCGGACAGCAGGACGGACGTGTCGAGCACGTAGCAGCGGGTGGTACCTGCCGGGGCGTCCCCGACGGGCTCCGTCAGCGGAGACCTGTCGGTGAGAGCGGGACGATCGGTCACGGGTGCTCCCTCACGGGCGTGGCACCACGCCCGCTCTGCGTCGGGCCGGCCGGCCCTGATGCGGGTCGTGACGGCGTCGGAGGACCGTGGCGGTCCACCGGCCGGCACGCCCACGAGGGCCGGGTGCCGGCCCTCTCGGGTGCGTTCGACACCACGTTCAGGGCCTCCCGGACGAGCCGCATCGGGTACGGCCCGTCGACGAGGACGCTACTAGTGGTCACCCTCGTGCGGTCAATAGCAACTCTCCGTCGGTCAGCCGCAGAGAACCCTGATGGCAGAGTTGTAACCTGCCGTTCATCGCAACATTGCTACCGTCTGCCGTCGCAGCGACCTGCGGCGACACGAACGGGCGCCTACCGTTCGTCGGACGCGCAGTACTCCGGGTGCAGCAGCGCGGGCGCCGTGACTGCTGTCGTACCGGAACCGTTGCCTCTCGCGTCGCCACCCTCGGTGACGAGGTCGGGGGGCAGCACCGGGGTGTCCAGCAGCGCCCGCAGACCGGCCACCGGGCCGCCGGGATGCCGGGCCAGCCAGGACCGGACCAGCGGGGCACCCTCGGCGTAGGTGACGGGGTACCCCCGCCACTGCGGATGGTCGAGGAACGCGAGGATCCGCCGTGCCCGCGCCTCGGGGACGAGCAGCCAGCGTGCGAGGTACGCCGTGACCTCGTCCGGATCCGCGCCGTCGACGTGCCGCAGCAGGGCCGCGTCCTGCCGGACCCGGCCGAGCAGGTCCAGTTCGCTCTCGACCCGCTCGGCGAGGTCTCCGTCGATCCGGACCCCCGCGCCGGCCAACGCCCGCGCCGCGACCGCTCCCCAGCCCGGCCCGGGGACGACGCCCGCGGCCGCCTCCGCCGCGCCCTCGGCGATCAGCCCCTGCGGGCTGCGCACCAGGCGCAGCGCGAGCTCGGGGAAGCGCGCCACCGCCACCTCGGCCCGGCAGTACTGGGTGTGGTGGCCGGGGTAGACCTCGTGCGCGAGCAACGGGAGCAGCGCGCCGGCACGGATCCGCGCGGCATCGGTGATCGACACCCTGCTGCGCAGGCCGCCCCGGTAGCGCGTGAAGGCGGTCCACGGCCGGTCGGCCACGAGCGCGACGACGGCGTCCTCCCCCCGCGGCAGCCCCAGCAGGTCCCGGGTGCGGCGACGCAGCTCGGCCGTCACCGCCGTCACCGCCGCACCGAGCCGCCGCGGCGGGACGACGTCGCCCTCCCGGTACGCGCGCATCCGCGCGACCACCGGCCCCCGGCCCGGCAGCAGCGCGCCGAGCCTCCGGTGCACCTCGCGGTACTCGTCGGTGTCCGTACGGCGCGGGGTCACCCCGAAGGTGTCCCTGACCTCGGCGAGGTAGCCGGGCCGGTCCCCGTCCAGCAGCCGGGCCTGGCAGTGCAGTGCGGTGAGGCCCGCGTCCAGATGACGACGGCGCGGAGCCGGCATCCCCGATCCCGCGAGCTCCGCCCGGAGCCGGGCCGCGTCGGCCACGAGACGACCCGGCTCGGACGGTGGCTCGTCGGCGACCCGGCGTGCGAGTGCCGCGTCCGGTGCGGGCCCGTCGAGTATCCCGGGGCGCAGCCGGTCGAGACGCACGGCGAGCTCGACCGTCGCAACCAGGAGCGGGTCCGGGGTCATCATCGGAGCGTAGGCGGGTCGCAGCTGAACGACGCCCCGAGCCGCGGGGTACGCGTCCGTTCGGTGGCCAGTGGGCACGTAACGTCACCGAAACCTGCGTCCGAACCCACAGCCGGCGCGCTCGAAGAATGCCCGATCGAGGGAGTATCCGAACTCAAAGTAATAGGGTCCCCCGATGGTGTGGCCGAGTTTGTTCGGGCGGAATACGACCGCTAGATTTCTCGGCAGTCGGTACGGGCTCCCCCACTTGTCAACGTGCCGACAGGCGTGAGACCGGCCTTCGGGCGGACTCAGAGACTCTACAGGAGAAGAACTGTGCTGAAGAAGGCTGGAATCGTGGTTGCGGCCTCCGCCGCGTCCCTGCTCGCCGTCTCCCCCCTCGCCTTCGCCGGCGACAAGGGTGACGACCACGGCCACAAGGGTGGGCACCACCACGGCGCCGAGAACGTCATCGACAAGGACGCCAAGGGCCTGATCGCCGGGCTGAACGGCAACAACGTCAACGTGCCGATCCAGGCCTGCAACAACAACGTCCCGGTGAACGTCCTCGGCGTTCAGGTTCCGGTCGAGGACGCCTCCGCCCTCAACGGCGTCACCGGCGCCCTGGGTATCCTGGGCGACGCCAAGGCGAAGTCGGGCGACTCGGTCACCGACCAGTCCGACAACTGCGCGCAGGAGTCGGGCGCGGGCGACAGCATCAACTGATCTCGATCAGTTCGCCGAAAGGCCCCGGAGCATTTCGCTCCGGGGCCTTTTTCGCGTTTCCGGGCGATTCCTGATCCAGCCGCGTCCGATCACCACACGTGACTCTTCACGGAACGGCGGACGCCTTCGACACGACCGTGTCCGATAACTGGGAGTAGATCGTCCGTATCGCCCGCATCTAGCTACGTTCCGTGACCGTCTCGTCAGTCGCCTCGACACCGACGGTGGGTCGCGCCGGATTGGTCGGGGCGCTCAGCGGACAGGTTCGCCCGGGCCCGGACCTCCCGACCGAGGGTGGGGTCCGCTGAAGTCGCTGCTTGGGGAAGCGATTTCCCGCACGGGGTCCCGCCGCGAGGTCCGCCCTGCGGCACCGCGGCCGAGCCTCACCGTCAGAGGCGCTCCACCCGCCGGCGCGACCCGCAGCACTGAACCGGACGATGGCCCCGAAGCCCACCCCGGACTCGGCTCGCCCCCGCTCGCCCCAGCTCGCCCCAGCTCGGCTCGGCCCCGCCCGATTCGGCCCCGCTCGGTTCGACCCAGCTCGGTTAGGCCCCGCCCGGCCCCGTCCGGCTCGGCTCGGCCGGTTCGGCCGGCTCGGCCTGTTCGGCCCGGACAGGCCGGGACTCACCGAATCCGCCGCAGCAGGGCCCGCCGCCCAGCATCTCCCGCCCGCCTCCCTGCAGCGCCTTCCCTTCCGCGGCGCCCACGGCGCCCGACCCCGCCGAGATGCAGCTCAGCGCACCTCGGAGATCGACACATCGCGCTGACCTGCATCTCGGCGAGGTTCATCCGGGCACGGACGGCCCATCGCGCCCGACCCCGACGGCCGACGCAACGATCCCCGGCGCTCCGGCCTCCGATCACCGGCGCCCGAGCGCCGCAGCGGCCGGGATCCGGGACGAGCCGGACGGGCGCTCACGATGCCCCCGGGGCGGCTACGCCGATCAGCCGCCGACCGTTGCGCCGCTCCACCCAGCCGCGACACGCCCGAACGCCTCTCCGACATCTGTCGGGATCATCCAGAAATCCGCAGGTACACGAATGGATCGGCGACGCCCGCTGAAAAATACGGAGGGTCAGATTGTCGTCGCCGGAAGCCTCCGTTAGATTGACGCTCAGTCGATGCGGGCTCCCCGGTTCGAGCGTCGACAGGTACTGAGAGTGTGTGCGGCGACTCCGTGCGCGCTCTCCGACTACAGGAGACGGACTGTGCTGAAGAAGGCTGGAATCGTTGTGGCGGCCGGTGCCGCGTCGATGGTCGCGCTGAGCCCGCTGGCGTTCGCCGGCGACAAGACCGACGTCGACTACAAGAAGAACAGCGACAACAAGTCGTACTCGAAGTCCGAGGTCAACAAGCAGCTCGGCGACAACGCCGACCAGCTGGCCAGCAAGGACTCGGCCGGCCTGGTCAACATCTCGGGCAACAACCTGAACGTGTCCCCGCAGGCCTGCGGCACCGCGTTCAACGGCAACAGCCTGGTCCAGGGCGCCCTGGGCGGCCTGTTCTCCGAGGCCGAGAACTCCTCGGGCGTCACCTCGGACAACGGTGTCGACTGCACCAACGCCTCCGACAACGGCGACGAGGTCAACCAGAACTCCTCGGAGTCCGGCAAGCACGGCGGCAGCCACAAGTAAGTCGCCCGCGCACCGCGCACGGGAAGGCCCCGGGGTTCGCCCCGGGGCCTTTCCCGTTCCCGGACCGCCGGGAACCCGCTCGCGAAAATGCTGCAACGAGCGAGGACCCGGAAGGTTACGCACGAATTCTGGTCAGCCGCCGAAACGTCGGTGTCGTGCGGCGAAGTCGCGCAGAGCGCGGAGGAAATCGACCCGTCGGAACTCGGGCCAGTACGCCTCGCAGAACCAGAACTCCGAATGCGCCGACTGCCAGAGCAGGAAGCCCGACAGGCGCTGCTCCCCGCTGGTCCGGATGACGAGGTCCGGGTCCGGCTGTCCGGACGTGTACAGGTGCTCCGCGATGTGGTCGACGTCGAGGGTCTCGGCGAGCTCCTCGATCGTCCGTCCGGCCTCGGCCTGGCTCAGCAGCATCTTGCGCACCGCGTCCGCGATCTCCTGCCGGCCGCCGTAGCCGACGGCGACGTTGAGCTGCAGGCCGCCGCGCTCCCCCGTCCGCGCCACCGCGGCCGCCAGCCGGTCCGCGAGCGACTTCGGCAGCAGCTCCATGGCTCCGACGACGCGCAGGCGCCACGGGGTGTCGGGCCCGGAGAGGTCGTCCACGACCCCGCCGATGATCTCCAGGAGGTCCTTGAGCTCGTCCGGCGAGCGCGTGTCGAGGTTGTCGGTCGACAGCAGGAACACCGTCACCACCTCGACGCCCGCCTCCGAGCACCAGCCGAGCATCTCCGCGATCTTCGCGGCCCCGGCGCGGTGTCCCTCCGCGGGATCGGCCAGTCCGGCCTCCCGCGCCCAGCGCCGGTTGCCGTCGAGGATCAGCGCGACGTGTTTCGGGCTCTCGGCCCCGTCGAGCTGGCGCAGGATCCTGCGCTCGTACACCGTGTAGAGCAGGTCTCGGACGGCCACGTGCGCAGAGCCTAGTCCGGCCCCGCCGCGTGTGGCGTTCGTCCGCCCCGCGGGACGACGACCGGTGCACCGCGTAGCGTCGGCCCGTGTCTCCCGTGAGCACCTCTCCGTCCGCTCCGGTCAAGCCCCGGATGCGGGGCTGGCTGCACCTGTGGAGCCTGGTCGCCTCGGTCTTCGCCTGCGCGACGCTGATCAGCGTCGCCGGCGCACTCGTCGGCACGTCCGCCGCGCTCGCGACGGCCGTGTACACGCTCACGACGTTCGGGTTGTTCGGGATCAGCGCCCTCTACCACCGGCGCACCTGGGCCGACCCCGCCCACCGGCGCCTGATGAAGCGCCTCGACCACTCGATGATCTTCCTGTTCATCGCGGGGACCTACACACCCGTGTCGGTGCTGGCCCTCCCCACGAGCACCGCGACCTGGGTACTGACCGTCGTGTGGGTGGGCGCGCTCGCCGGCGTGGCGCTGAAGCTGGCCTGGCCGACCGCACCGTCCTGGGTCGGCGTCCCGATCTACGTCGCCCTCGGCTGGGTCGCCGTGTTCGTCCTGCCCGCCCTGCTGGACGGCGGCGGGGTCGCCGCGTTCGTCCTGCTGATCGCCGGCGGGGCGCTCTACACGGCGGGCGCGGTCGTGTACGCGCTGCGCCGGCCGGACCCGTGGCCCGCGACGTTCGGGTACCACGAGCTGTTCCACGCGGCGACCGTCCTGGCCTGGGCCTGCCACCACGTCGCGATCTGGCTGGTCCTGCTGCGCTGACCCGGCACGCGCCGCGGTCGCGGCCGGATGCTGCGGACCTCGCTCAGGCGGGGCCCTCCGCCCGCAGGTCGTCCACCCGTGCCATCGCCGACCGCAGCTCGGACAGCCACTCGTCGGCGTTCCGGCCGACCAGGCGCACCGACCAGGCCAGCGCGTCCGAGCGCGACCGGGCGACGCCGGCGTCGACCAGCGTGTCGAGCACGACCCGCTCCGGCTGACGCAGCCGTGTCATCACCGGCACCGAGATCGTCGTGAACAGCTCCCGCGTCTCCCCGAGACGCGCGCCCCACGCCACCTTGCGCCGGTAGCGGCTCTCCGCCTGGCGAGCGATCTCGATCCGCTCGTCGCGGGTCTCCTCACGGAAACGGGCGATGCGCCCGGCCTCCGCGGCGGCGGTGTCCGCACGGCCCTCGTCGGTACCGGCCTGCTCGCCGTCGAGCGGCGGGAGCTCG
Proteins encoded in this window:
- a CDS encoding GntR family transcriptional regulator, whose protein sequence is MPVPSPIPQVRAADARRVRDLLRIAVAGRPRAAGLLPREDELMVAFGVSRSVVRAALALLSDEGLLRPGPAAHRIVATPDYRGGHDVVTDPHRPPRWLGRAGITAPDVLAGWLGVPPGSPVLRTECVAGTAGGGTVLETHYVATPAAAELLAVPDTGPFDRLLADARLDPGVVRTRSGPVPADPDTAGLLGVAPATPLLGIERTVAAPGGGVLAAGVLRTHAGPVPPAARTAGDGRPEGALPAPVAAVW
- a CDS encoding DUF885 domain-containing protein; amino-acid sequence: MTPDPLLVATVELAVRLDRLRPGILDGPAPDAALARRVADEPPSEPGRLVADAARLRAELAGSGMPAPRRRHLDAGLTALHCQARLLDGDRPGYLAEVRDTFGVTPRRTDTDEYREVHRRLGALLPGRGPVVARMRAYREGDVVPPRRLGAAVTAVTAELRRRTRDLLGLPRGEDAVVALVADRPWTAFTRYRGGLRSRVSITDAARIRAGALLPLLAHEVYPGHHTQYCRAEVAVARFPELALRLVRSPQGLIAEGAAEAAAGVVPGPGWGAVAARALAGAGVRIDGDLAERVESELDLLGRVRQDAALLRHVDGADPDEVTAYLARWLLVPEARARRILAFLDHPQWRGYPVTYAEGAPLVRSWLARHPGGPVAGLRALLDTPVLPPDLVTEGGDARGNGSGTTAVTAPALLHPEYCASDER
- a CDS encoding hemolysin III family protein, with amino-acid sequence MRGWLHLWSLVASVFACATLISVAGALVGTSAALATAVYTLTTFGLFGISALYHRRTWADPAHRRLMKRLDHSMIFLFIAGTYTPVSVLALPTSTATWVLTVVWVGALAGVALKLAWPTAPSWVGVPIYVALGWVAVFVLPALLDGGGVAAFVLLIAGGALYTAGAVVYALRRPDPWPATFGYHELFHAATVLAWACHHVAIWLVLLR
- a CDS encoding PhoH family protein, with product MLDTSVLLSDPWSLLRFDEHQVVLPLVVISELEAKRHHPELGWFARTALRQLDEMRVKFGRLDAPIPVGDKGGTLHVELNHSDPTVLPAGFRTDSNDSRILACALNLKADPASPGEVTLVTKDMPLRVKAAAVGLDADEYHGQDVLFSGWTGMTDLEVAPEDVDALFRDGVIDHDEARELPCNTGLRLTGASSALGRVTADKRVKLVRGDREAFGLHGRSAEQRIALDLLLDNEVGIVSLGGRAGTGKSAMALCAGLEAVLERQQHRKIVVFRPLYAVGGQDLGYLPGSESEKMQPWAQAVFDTLGALVSQDVIDEVIARGMLEVLPLTHIRGRSLHDTFVIVDEAQSLERNVLLTVLSRLGAASRVVLTHDVAQRDNLRVGRHDGVNAVIEKLKGHPLFAHVTLTRSERSPIAALVTEMLEGPNS
- a CDS encoding GuaB1 family IMP dehydrogenase-related protein gives rise to the protein MRFLDDRSPDHDLTYDDVFLVPRRSSVASRFDVDLATPDGTGATVPVVAANMTAVAGRRMAETLARRGGLTVLPQDVATDAVAGIVSWLKSRHPVWDTPLVLRTGDAVADALNLLPKRAHDAVVVVDDGGRPVGTVGEAACTGVDRFTRLADVLDPDPVLLPLDTAPRDVFEQLDTRRGKVALGIDDDGQLAGLLTPLGAIRAGIYSPALDGEGRLRTAAAIGINGDVAVKAKALLDAGVDVLVVDTAHGHQEKMLDALGAVRRVVAESGAPVPVAAGNVVTADGVADLVDAGADIVKVGVGPGAMCTTRMMTGVGRPQFSAVAECAAAARERGAVVWADGGVRHPRDVALALAAGAASVMIGSWLAGTYESPGDLLRDEHGRAYKESFGMASKRAVGARTRGDNAFDRARKSLFEEGISSSRQQLDPERPGVEDLLDEICSGVRSACTYAGARTLDELHERSVVGVQTTAGFTEGTPHGL
- a CDS encoding isoprenyl transferase, which codes for MAVRDLLYTVYERRILRQLDGAESPKHVALILDGNRRWAREAGLADPAEGHRAGAAKIAEMLGWCSEAGVEVVTVFLLSTDNLDTRSPDELKDLLEIIGGVVDDLSGPDTPWRLRVVGAMELLPKSLADRLAAAVARTGERGGLQLNVAVGYGGRQEIADAVRKMLLSQAEAGRTIEELAETLDVDHIAEHLYTSGQPDPDLVIRTSGEQRLSGFLLWQSAHSEFWFCEAYWPEFRRVDFLRALRDFAARHRRFGG
- a CDS encoding ATP-dependent DNA ligase, whose translation is MLFHDVVATSAAVGATRARTEKTAALAGLLRAAGPGEVLPVVAWLSGVPRQGRIGTGWRTLSAVDVPAAAEPALDVGTVDTLLDELAGTAGEGSAQRRRDLLAELYGAATADEQRFLHRLLTGELRQGALEGLMVDAVAAASGAGQAAVRRAFMLSGRLPETAATALDGGETALAAVGLEVGRPVRPMLASPGDSLDAALTSLGADVVVEHKLDGARIQVHRRGDEVRVWTRTLREITAGVPELVDLARGLPCDTAVLDGETLALDDDGRPRPFQDTMSRFGSDTDDEGVMLSPFFFDLLHLDGRDLVDEPLETRLDALAGLLAADRHASLRMPGARRPSAEEAAAVLDGALGAGHEGVVVKDLATPYAAGRRGKAWQKVKPVHTLDLVVLSAEWGYGRRTGSLSNIHLGARDPGGDEPVMVGKTFKGMTDELLAWQTTTFPGYTRAEEPGVVYLRPELVVEIALDGAQRSTRYPGGVALRFARVLRYRPDKTPEEADTLDAVRALLSG